A region of the Oncorhynchus clarkii lewisi isolate Uvic-CL-2024 chromosome 29, UVic_Ocla_1.0, whole genome shotgun sequence genome:
agctctagcaggaaaAGAAatctgacgaactgacttgttggaaaagtggcatcctatgacggtcccatgttgaaagtcactgagctcttcagtgtggccattctactgccaatgtatgtctatggagatttcatggctgtgtgctcgattttatacacctgtcagcaacggctcGGTCTGAAATAgctaaatccactaatttgaaggtctccacatattatgtgtgtgtgtcgtccatatgcatgtgtgtgtgtgtatggttagagtccagtgagtgtacatCGAGCCTGTgcaagggggtcaatgcaaatagtccagtggccatttgattaactgttcagcagtcttatggcttgggggtagaagcgtTAAGGAGCCATTTGGTctcagacttggcgctccggtaccgcttgccgtgcggtagcagagaaaacagtctatgacttgggtggctggagtctttgaccatttttagggacTTCCTCTTACACCACCTGGaatagccccagtgatgtactggactgtatACAGAGTGGTGTTGTGCTGTTATAGCTTGCCACAAGGGGGGTGAACCTCTAATAAAAACAATATTGTCCTTTTGTGGGTGCTAAATGGGATTATAGTTCAGTATTTATGCAAATGTGTCTCAGTCTCTGCATTTTGGCCATGTGTATGGATGACAGTGTGAACATGTCTTGGGTGTTTACAAGAGTAACAAACCTTGTTGATGTCGATGGTGAATAACGGCTCCTCTTGGGCAACCATGCTCTCTTGACTGTGGTAACAGATAAGACTTGTCCCTTTGAGGACACCGTAGATGTCAGTCCAGCACTCAGGCTCCTTCTCAAGCTGATCATGAGAATGGTAGGAATGAATATAACGATGCTTTTGACTAAACTagtgtgcattcggaaagtattcagaccctttgactttttcacattttgttacgtacagccttattctaaaatgtattaaattaattgttttcctcatcaatctacacacaatagcccataatgacaaaaaagcCAGGTTTTTAGACGTTTTTGCAAATgtctaaaaattaaaaaacagataccttatttacataagtattcagaccctttgctatgagactcgatattgagctcagttgcatcctgtttccattgctcatccttgagatgtttctacaacttgattggagtccatctgtggtaaattcaattgattggacatgatttggaaaggcacatacctgtctatgtaaggtcccacagttcacagtgtatgtcagagcaaaaaccaagccatgaggttgacggaattgtccgtaaagctccaagacaggattgtgtggaggcacagatctgggggagggtaccaaaacatttctttagcactgaaggtccccaagaacacagtggcctccatcactcttaaatggaagaagtctggaaccaccaagactcttccgagagtctctgtggagatggtagaaccttccagaaggacaaccatctctgcagcactccagcaatcaggcctttatggccagacggaagccaatcttcagtaaaaaaggcacatgacagcccgcttggagtttgcgaaaaggcacctaaaggactcagaccatgagaaccaAAAAAAAtgctctggtctgttgaaaccaagattgaactctttggtctgaatgccaagcgtcacgtctagaggaaaccatggtggcagcatcatgctgtggggatgcttttcagcttcaacaaagtactgagtaaagagtctgaatacttatgtaaatgtgatatttcagtttttatatgCATTTACCAAAAAATCTAAAaaactatttttattttgtaattaCGGCGTATTCTGCATagattgagagaaaaaaaattattgaatccattttagaaataaggctgtaacgtaaacaaaacgtggaaaaagtcaaggtgactgaatactttccgaaggcactgtaattacgACTCTAATGATCATACTAAAACTGAGAATGATTAAACAAATGATGCGAATGATGATGGTGGGTGTGATACTAAGGGCGATGACAAAGAGTGAACTCACCTTGATCCTGCCGCTGATAACCTGCTGGGTCATACAGAGAGGCTGGGCGGCCAGACGGCAACACACACTGCCATAGAGAGGCAGCCAGAATGCACTGTCCTCTGGAACAATGTTGGTTGATGAGTTTGTTGCTTTTGCTATTCAAGGACAGTAAACAGCCAAAGGAGAGGAGTCGCCACTCACCTGTGGCTGATATGGACAGGTCGTGTGTTCTGAAGCTGTCCTGAACATGTGCTATTGTCAGTGTGGTGTGGGCCAGAAGGTGATACTTTGGCCCCCTGCAAACAGAAACCACACACAATCAACAGTTAGTCGGAATGTACTGCATGTGAGTATTTGACGACTTGTGTGGCCAGTTTGAGTTGACATTATGTGCATCGCCGTTGCATTTGATtccagttgtgtgtgtgtcatgcgtGTGCAAGCTGTTACATCAACACTCACTCTGTACAGAGAGCAGGCAGCAGAGGTGGTGGagaccctcctcctccatcacctccctcTACGTTGGGTATGGTACCACAGGCTGCAGACTCTAGAGCTGCCCTGATCCTCCTCCCAGAGGTGCAGCCCAGGGAGCTGCTGAGGCGGTTATGTCTCCTGGGTCCTAGTGCCCCTGGGCCCGGAGAGaagtcctccaccacacaggTACTGTACAGCTCCACACGGAGCTCAAAGCACGGGCTCGCCTCCTTACTGGATCATATACAAGaaccaacacacgcacacagatgAATATAGCAACAAATATTAACAAAGAAACATGGACATAATGAAATACAGAATTACACACAAACATAATTAAACTGAAGAGGACAGAAGCTCTCTATACGTTTCTAAGCAAATATTAAAACCACAGACAAAATGCTACATCACCTGCACTAATAGTGTCATATAAATTACGGAGACAAAATGAGAGCAACTCGAGCAGTCACTTGCAATATGATGGTGTCCTCGAAGCAGATGTCAGTCAAAGTCCTGTCCGCCATCACCAGGTCTGTGTCATAGATCTCTCTGCCACACTGGagcagacagaacacagcacagCGATGAAGCtctgaaagagagcgagagcaagagagagagaagagcaagatagaatagaatagagtggGAGTTTTAGAGAAAAGAAGATGggcagagagcagaaagagaacAGGACAGAGTTGGCAGAAAAATTGTGAGAACGTAGTAGGTTAAATAAGAGTCCAATAACTACACCTTTACAGGATTAACCGGTGTGACCTCTAAATCTGACCTGATTTCAGATGTAGCTCTGAGAGGAGCCACGATAATACAAGTGTTTTTAGAAACAAACAGGAGGCGGTTAATTGAATGTGCTTACCCCACATGCACGAGTCATAATCTGCATGGATTAGCCACGTAACTGGTTTAGACAAGATTATAGATTGAGACCTTAGATTTACTCCATCAGTGGAATGTATGAACTCAGGCCACTCTGGTAGTGGTGGGAGAGAAATGGCTCAAACTAAACTCTGATGAACTGATGACGTACCGGCCGGGTACACTTAGCCAATAGAGGCTCCACTCTCTCAATATGCACCACTTGCATTCTATTCTGACCAAAGGCTGTTCCATTCAATTCAAACATTATTGTTAGGAGCTAGATGCTATCAAGTGCTATTACTGCCCAATGTTGTTACTGGATGCGAGATGTTCAGGGCCGATGTTCAGGAGCGACGATTTAATCCCCCAAAAATGGTGCGTTTCCAGGCATTGCCACATGATGCGTCGTCATGACAGGGTTAGTGGCAACGCCATTTAAGGTTGTATGGGACTCACCTCCTTTGCTCTTGAAGTACTCAGAGTCTTTCCACATGAGTGGGATACGCAGGTctggagtggaagaggaggagcagaATGGGTGGATTGAGGgtcagcaagagagagagaatgagacattTCTGTAAGATATAGGACTCCGACCCGTATCTGttggtcaaatcaaatgttattgtcacatacacatgcttagcagatgttattgtgagagtagcgaaatgcttatgcttcttcTGTAGATCTGACaatgcagcagtatctaacaggtaatatctaacaattccacaacaaaccCTAATACAccatctagtaaaggaatgggatgagaatatataagtataaaatatatggatgagcagtgacagagcggctaagatgcaatagacagtaaagaatagatagtgaaggatacagtatacagtatatacatatgagatgagtaatgtgagatatgtaaacattcttaaagaggcattattaaagtgactagtgttccatttattaaagtggccaatgatatcaagtcagAAGGTTggcagccgcctctctgtgctTGTGGTGGCTGTTAAACAATCTGATGAGAAACAGTTTTTCAATCTCTATGTCCCAGCTTTGAAGCACCTGTACTGTTCTAGATGGAATCggcgtgaacaggcagtggctcaggtggttgttgtccttaatgatcttttttgccttcctatgacatcgggtgttgcaggtgtcctggagggtaggtagtttgcccccggtgatgtgttatgcagaccgcaccaccctctggagagccctgcggtcgTGGGCggggcagttgccgtaccagatgatgatacagcccgacagggtgctctcaattgtgcacctgcaAAAGTTAGTGGgagttttcggtgacaagccacattttttcagcttcctgaggttaaagaggcactgttgcgccttcaccacactgtctgtgcgaGTGGagcatttcagtttgtcgg
Encoded here:
- the LOC139388593 gene encoding rhotekin-like isoform X2, translated to MVELFEGSRNMNIFENNQDGEVQRQIDREVRMREGASKLLAACSQRDQALEASKSLLTCNTRILALLSQLQRMREAQVLQRVGHRSCIGGSLDERLPCMGHVAISDLRIPLMWKDSEYFKSKGELHRCAVFCLLQCGREIYDTDLVMADRTLTDICFEDTIIFKEASPCFELRVELYSTCVVEDFSPGPGALGPRRHNRLSSSLGCTSGRRIRAALESAACGTIPNVEGGDGGGGSPPPLLPALCTEGPKYHLLAHTTLTIAHVQDSFRTHDLSISATEDSAFWLPLYGSVCCRLAAQPLCMTQQVISGRIKLEKEPECWTDIYGVLKGTSLICYHSQESMVAQEEPLFTIDINKETRIHVSERGPLHHTQSISISTHTRGDEAVTHTLVTHTPQDTQRWMEAFWQHFYDMSQWKQCCNDLMKIEVPSPRKSHLVTAKQGSLYHEIVTPSSPGESVVIQDNSVSAEVWA
- the LOC139388593 gene encoding rhotekin-like isoform X1, whose product is MFCRNQVSRSTVARGSALDLEIRRRGHFNTLTDTAQDGEVQRQIDREVRMREGASKLLAACSQRDQALEASKSLLTCNTRILALLSQLQRMREAQVLQRVGHRSCIGGSLDERLPCMGHVAISDLRIPLMWKDSEYFKSKGELHRCAVFCLLQCGREIYDTDLVMADRTLTDICFEDTIIFKEASPCFELRVELYSTCVVEDFSPGPGALGPRRHNRLSSSLGCTSGRRIRAALESAACGTIPNVEGGDGGGGSPPPLLPALCTEGPKYHLLAHTTLTIAHVQDSFRTHDLSISATEDSAFWLPLYGSVCCRLAAQPLCMTQQVISGRIKLEKEPECWTDIYGVLKGTSLICYHSQESMVAQEEPLFTIDINKETRIHVSERGPLHHTQSISISTHTRGDEAVTHTLVTHTPQDTQRWMEAFWQHFYDMSQWKQCCNDLMKIEVPSPRKSHLVTAKQGSLYHEIVTPSSPGESVVIQDNSVSAEVWA